The Deltaproteobacteria bacterium HGW-Deltaproteobacteria-18 nucleotide sequence TGTAGCCCCACTTTTCCCGGTATTCTTCGGGAGTGAGACCGTGGGTGGCCAGATGGCGTTTGGTCAGCACCTTGAACGACTTCGAGCATTCCATGCAGATGATGCTTTTTTCGCGGATGGCTTTTTTGGCATCATCAAGGGACAGGGTTGCTTCGGGTTCGGGCTGGTTTCCTTCGGCGACGTTCTTGATTCCTTCGGTCAACGAACGAATCATGGACGTCAGCTCTTCCTCGTTCATGTTGCGCACACTGGCTTGTGCTTTGACGATTTCGAGCGCTTGTTTTACATAATCTTCCATGTGTAACCTCCAACTATCGCGTATTTGTAATTGGCAGTGTTAGTTTTCTTCTGTAAATTTGTCAACACGCTATAAATGTTTACGGTGATACATCAAAAATAAGTACACGATATTTTTTCATTCAGGAAAATTAATCGATAATCACGTTACAGGGAGTAGAAAATGACAATTCCGCATAATGCGCTGAACGACATGGCCCAGGTTTTTCATTTTGAATTTTGGCTTCGTTATTATTTTATCGAAGAGCAGGATGGCGCCCTTTTTATTAAATTGACTGAAGAGCAGAAAACGCAAATGCAGGCCAAATTCCCCGAGTACTGGGAGTTGGCGGAGAGCGTACTAGGCCGTCCCCTGTCTCCTGAACTGTCTCAGCAATCCGTGGTCGAGTTTCTCCAAGTCAACTTCGAAGGCAAGAAATATCCTGCCAACACCGTTCTCAAGGTTCTGGACAGCAAGGACTTTTCCGTCGAGATGTATCTGTTCGATACATGGGTTGATCTGCACGAAGAGCAACTCATGCAGAAGATATTCGGATTCGACTACTGGATGCACGCCTACGGTGAATGGAAGACAACCGAGAAGGCGCAGCAATTGCTTCAGTCCCTCAAGTTGCAGATGCAGGGTGAGCACGGCGCCATGAACTGATGCGTTTTGGGCGTAAAGATATTCACTGCAAGTGACCCGTTGTCGCCATTAGCTTCACGGCCCGCGGGAATCCCTGCATGGGTTCGGTTGAGTGAATGGCGCAAAGAATCGCTTGAGGTTTTTTTGGGGATGAAAAAAAGAAGCCCCCGCAGGTTGTGATGCCTGCGGGGGCTTTTTGTATTGGTCGAACCTCGACGAAGGCTTACTGGAAGAGCGCTCCCTGGCTGGCAAAGAAAACCTGTGAGGTCCCGGCTGCACCCAGCGTGTTTTTTTCCGCCGTCAGCTCCATGCGGTAGCCAAAAGAGATGTACAGCGGGCCGGAGGAGCCCAGTGATTCGGGAGTGAGGTGGAATTCGAAGGGTACGCCCTTTTCGTGGTCAAGGCCGGTGGGCAGGTAGAGACGCAGGTCCTTGGCCAAGACGCGGCTCTGGTCGTCGCTGAGGTAGATCTGCATCCAGAGGTCCTGAATCCAGGTCGCCCATTCCGGGATCGCGCCAGCCACGGGAGTGGCCGTGCCGGATACGATCAGCCTGTTGTCCTCCAGGCGGCTCGTGTAGGAAAATTCCCAGTAACGCATGACAAGGGTCTCCTGCTGACCCAGGGTCCAGGGTTTCTTGTCCAGATGCACGACGCTCAAATGCGCGCAACCCGCAATGAGTAAAACCGCAATCACAAGCGGCAGCAAAAGCCGTGGACGCATGCTCGTCTCCTTGTATTTCTTCATGACCATCACAATTTGGGACTGCCCTGCACTATCATCTCGGCCAGGGTCAGATCAACCCGGGGCAGGGCGCGGATTTGCCTGGGCCCGACGAACTGCACTTCGAGCTCCATGAGCCTCGTGTACAGCGCCGTGCGGTCCAGAACCGGAAAGGAGTCCGTGTTTTCGCAAAGCTCCTGGCTGCGGAAACATCCCGGGAAGTCGATGGCGCGGCCGTCGGGGTAGCGCAGCCTGTTGGGCACGCCGTGCAGCCTGCAGATCATCAGCCGGTGGGCGTAGACACCGCAGCGTCCGTCGTCGTTCAGCGGACACATGATCGACGGCCGTTCGCCCCGGGACAGGGCGGCCGTGGCTTCGTGCACATAGACGCGCGCCCGCTCCTCGTAGGCAGCCCGGCGGTCGGCCGGCAACTCGCGGAGGCCCTGCAACAGGTAGGCCCATTCGATGCGGGTGTGGTGCTGGAAGAAGCTGGTGCAACAGTTGTCTGGGCAGCCGTCGCAGCTCAGGCCTAGAGTTTGCGCGTGGGCGGAGTAGCTCGTCTGCATGTCCGCGTAGAGGGCAGCCAGTTTCCGGAAAGCTTGGGCGGGAAGTATTTTCTTGATCACGACTCATCCTGTGTGGTTCGGGAAAGCTCCCGGGTGATGGCGGAGCAGGTTTGACTGGGGGTCGCTCCGTCGGTGTTCACCGTTAGCTGGGCGAAGCGTGCATACAGGGGGGCGCGTTCGTCGTAAAGGTCTTTGAGGGTCTGGCCGGGCCCGATGGCCAGTCCTCTTGAGGTCGGGTTGGTCAGCCTGCGGGAGATGCTCTCAAAGGACGACTCGATGTAGACGATATGCCCCTGGCCTTGCAGATGTGCCATGGCGGCCTCGGAATAGACCACGCTGCCGCCCGTGGCGATGACGCAATGCCTCAGGTGCATTCGCTGAATCTGCTGTGCTTCGGCCTGCACGAAGGCCTCAAGCCCAAGGTAATCACTGATTGTCTGCAGGGGAGCGCCCCACCAGGCTTCCATGAGCAGATCCGTGTCCACGAAGGCCCAGTCGAGGCGCTTGGCCAGACGTCTGCCAAGGGTGGATTTGCCTGTGGCTGCCATGCCGATGAGGATGATGTTCTGGTGATTCATGCTTAAAATCCGCCCAAAAAAATGAAGCCCAAGCATGACGCCCGGGCTTGTTGGAACACGGGAGGCGCCGAGGCCTTCAGCCTCCGAGATACGCTTTTTTCACGTCGGGGTTGTTCATGAGTTCCCGGGCATTGCCGGAGGCGACGATGGCCCCGGTATCGAGCACATAGCCCCGGTGCGCGAACTGTAGGGCGATGCGCGCGTTCTGCTCGATCAGAAGGAGCGTCATGCCCTGGGAATTGAGTTCCTTCAAGGCCCTGAACATGTCGTACATGAGGAGCGGCGCAAGGCCCATGGAGGGTTCGTCGAGCATGATGAAGTTGGCTCCTGTCATGAGCGAACGGCCCACGGAGAGCATCTGCTGTTCGCCGCCGGACAGGGATTCGCTGCGCTGCTTGCGGCGTTCGAAGAGTCTGGGGAAGAGGTCGTAGACTCTCTTGAAATCCACCTGGATCTGATCGTTGTCCTTGCGCGCATAGGTGGCCAGTTGCAGATTTTCCTCAACGGTCAGGTTGCCGAAGATGTGCCTGCCCTCGGGGGACAGCGCGATTTTGAGGTCCTGAACGACCTTGTGCGCTTCAGTGCCGATGATGCTCTTGCCCTCGTAGAGGATGTCGCCCTGGGTGATCTTCGGTCCCTCCGGCGGCGGGACGCGGGTGATGGTGTGGAGGGTGGTCGTTTTTCCAGCGCCGTTGGCACCGATCAGGGTCACGATCTCGCCCTTGGCCACGTTGAAGGAGATGCCGTGCAGGGCTTCGATATTGCCGTACTTCACATAGAGGTTTTTGACTTCGAGCAGCATTATATATTCTCGTCTCCAAGATAAGCTTTGATGACATCCGGATTGTTCTGGATCTGCTCCGGAGTTCCTTCCGCGATGGTCACGCCGAAATCGACAACCTTGATCCAGGAGCACAGCGACATGACCACGTCCATCTGATGCTCGATCATCCAGATGGCAATCTTGAACTCCTTGTGGATCCAGCCAATGAGCTTGATCAGGTCGTTGACGTCGGATGAGTTGAGCCCGGCCGCGGGTTCGTCGAGCAGCAGCAGCGCAGGGTTGATGGACAGGGCGCGCGCAATTTCGACGCGTCTCTGCAGGCCGTAGGGGAGGTTCTTGGGCATTTCTTCGGCGAATTGCCGGAGATCGAGGGCTTCCAGGATTTCATAGCCCCGGTCGGCGATGCGCTTCTCGTTGCCCATGTAGCGGCGGGTGCGCAGGAAGGCGTCCACGAGATTGTAACCGAGGTTGTAATGCTGTGAGATCTGGATGTTCTCGAGCACGGTCATGTCGTGCCAGAGGCGGATGTTCTGGAAGGTCCGCGCTATTCCCATGGCCGTGACCTGATGCGGCTTGAGACCGGCCAGGGACTTGCCCTTGAAGACCAGAGACCCTTCCGTCGGCGTATAGAACCCGGACACCAGGTTGAATACCGTGGTCTTGCCCGCGCCGTTGGGACCGATGAGGGCCATGAGCTCGTTTCCTTCGATGGAAATGGAGAAGTCCGACACTGCGCACAGGCCGCCGAAGGTTTTTGTCATGTTTTGAATCTGCAAAAGGGACATAGAAGCTCCGGATGATGAATACGATCGCTTTTCGCTGTTGCGAGCGCGTTACTTGAACGAGTAGAATTTCTTGAGTTTCGGGAATATGTCGGACAGTTCCCTGTTACCCATGATGCCTTCGGGCCTGAATTGCATGAGCAGGATGAGGATGAGGGGAATGATGACCCATTTCCAGACCTGGCTCAGTTCATAACCGTCGGGGAGCAGGTGCACGTAATGCATGGCGGTATCCATCCAGGGAATGATGAATCGCAGCGATTCCAGGAGCAGGGTGAAGAGGATCGCGGAGATGACCGAACCGCTGAGCGATCCCATGCCGCCGAGATAAACCATGACGAGGCATTCCGTTGATTTCAGGATCCCGAAGGAGTTCGGGTTGATGTAGCCCAGGATGTGCGCGAAGAGGCCGCCCGCGATGCCGGCCAGGCCGCTGGAGAGCATGAAGGCCACCAGTTTCATCCTGTTGGTGTTGACGCTCATCATTTCCGCGGCCACCTCGTCCTGCTTGATGGCGATGATGCCCTTGCCGTAGGTCGAGGTCACGTAACGGCGGATGATGAAAACCGTGCCGAAGGTGAAGACCATGACCCACAGCAGGATCCAGGGGATGTCGTAGCTGTCGCTCATGGCGAAGAGCACCTTCTTCATGCCCATGAACCCGCGGGCGCCGCCGATCTTGTCGATGTTGATGATGGTGCTGATGATGATGAAGTTGGCCGCGATGGTGATGATCGCCAGATAGTCGTCGCGGGTCTTGAACGAGGGAATGGCCACCAGTACGCCGGTCACCGCCGCTGCGGCTCCGCCGATCAGCAGGGTGAAGGGAAAGAGATAGACGGCCATTTCCGGAGGCAGCAGCGCTGCGCCGAAGACCTTGTCGTCGGTGAAGAGCATCACGTTGATGACGGAGGTCACGTAGGCGCCCACGGCCATGAATCCGGCATGCCCGCAGGCGAACTCGCCCATGTAGCCGTTCACGATGTTGAAACTGCTGGACAGGATGATGTTCACGCCCATGAACATGATGACGGACTGAATGTACAGGTCGATGTATTCCTGATGGGACATGAACACTATCACACCGGTTATCGCCAGCAGGAGCGTGGGGACGGTTAGTTTTCGCATTGAATTCCTCGAGTACCAAGTGAAAAAGAAGAGAACGATCGATCCGATTTTGTATCCGTCTTCAGATCTTGGTCGTGCCTGCCACGCCGAACATGCCTGTGGGTTTGATGCACAGGATGGTCATCAGGATGGCGAAGGCGATCAGGTCCCTGTAGGTTGACGGGAAAACCGCGACGACGAGAATTTCCACGAAACCGAGGAGAAAACCGCCCAGGAAAGCCCCGCGAATGTCGCCGATCCCTC carries:
- a CDS encoding ABC transporter ATP-binding protein, with protein sequence MLLEVKNLYVKYGNIEALHGISFNVAKGEIVTLIGANGAGKTTTLHTITRVPPPEGPKITQGDILYEGKSIIGTEAHKVVQDLKIALSPEGRHIFGNLTVEENLQLATYARKDNDQIQVDFKRVYDLFPRLFERRKQRSESLSGGEQQMLSVGRSLMTGANFIMLDEPSMGLAPLLMYDMFRALKELNSQGMTLLLIEQNARIALQFAHRGYVLDTGAIVASGNARELMNNPDVKKAYLGG
- a CDS encoding transcriptional regulator, which produces MEDYVKQALEIVKAQASVRNMNEEELTSMIRSLTEGIKNVAEGNQPEPEATLSLDDAKKAIREKSIICMECSKSFKVLTKRHLATHGLTPEEYREKWGYKKGTSLVAKSLARDRRKKMQDMKLWEKRVKK
- a CDS encoding shikimate kinase, yielding MNHQNIILIGMAATGKSTLGRRLAKRLDWAFVDTDLLMEAWWGAPLQTISDYLGLEAFVQAEAQQIQRMHLRHCVIATGGSVVYSEAAMAHLQGQGHIVYIESSFESISRRLTNPTSRGLAIGPGQTLKDLYDERAPLYARFAQLTVNTDGATPSQTCSAITRELSRTTQDES
- the livG gene encoding high-affinity branched-chain amino acid ABC transporter ATP-binding protein LivG (Part of the ABC transporter complexes LivFGHMJ and LivFGHMK involved in the high-affinity transport of branched-chain amino acids; LivFGHMK is specific for the transport of leucine, while LivFGHMJ is a transporter for leucine, isoleucine, and valine) codes for the protein MSLLQIQNMTKTFGGLCAVSDFSISIEGNELMALIGPNGAGKTTVFNLVSGFYTPTEGSLVFKGKSLAGLKPHQVTAMGIARTFQNIRLWHDMTVLENIQISQHYNLGYNLVDAFLRTRRYMGNEKRIADRGYEILEALDLRQFAEEMPKNLPYGLQRRVEIARALSINPALLLLDEPAAGLNSSDVNDLIKLIGWIHKEFKIAIWMIEHQMDVVMSLCSWIKVVDFGVTIAEGTPEQIQNNPDVIKAYLGDENI
- a CDS encoding branched-chain amino acid ABC transporter permease: MRKLTVPTLLLAITGVIVFMSHQEYIDLYIQSVIMFMGVNIILSSSFNIVNGYMGEFACGHAGFMAVGAYVTSVINVMLFTDDKVFGAALLPPEMAVYLFPFTLLIGGAAAAVTGVLVAIPSFKTRDDYLAIITIAANFIIISTIINIDKIGGARGFMGMKKVLFAMSDSYDIPWILLWVMVFTFGTVFIIRRYVTSTYGKGIIAIKQDEVAAEMMSVNTNRMKLVAFMLSSGLAGIAGGLFAHILGYINPNSFGILKSTECLVMVYLGGMGSLSGSVISAILFTLLLESLRFIIPWMDTAMHYVHLLPDGYELSQVWKWVIIPLILILLMQFRPEGIMGNRELSDIFPKLKKFYSFK